The Tachysurus fulvidraco isolate hzauxx_2018 chromosome 4, HZAU_PFXX_2.0, whole genome shotgun sequence DNA window TGGATAGTGTCCTCCAATTGGTGGATAGAAGTTATAACACTCAAATAACCCAAATAGTTAACGTGATAAGTTAATGTGATAAGAGACAGTATGTGGGTACTCTGTTAATGGCACCTACATATAATATGTCATATTTTTTGCTTGACAGTGTAGCCGGTTGACTGGGAAATGCGagtttaaagactttttttatttgtaatgaataaataatcaatttagTGAATAGGTTAACGTTATCaaaacttgttaaatgtaatttttttcactTAACTAAAGCttatattcactgctttatGATTCTTGTTAGAGGTTCCTATCAATTGTTGCAGGTGGGGCCTTAATCAGTGGTACACCGCGGGTATATATGTAATCACTACAAGCAGCTTGCCTTTTTCagtggcattcactaaattccaggggtttcgttaccacgacgtaaagtgtgcgtgtttccggaggtcttggaaaaacgctcTCTTTCAAAaccagcatactacgaaggacaaaacagtcatgcAGGTAAATTtactttagaaaacaaataaacaaccaaaaactacggttagggttagattatcaaatagtccacgcctacccgatgacgcaatatattttacgctgttctgaaatccgtGGAAATAAATGCCTGCCGATGCTACTGAGCAagggcaggcacttatttccacggatttcagaacagcgtaaaatatattgcgtcatcgggtcgcaacaaactttgatgttggctttgacgatgcaagtattcgcaaaggccggtgctttttggaggcgagtggacataagggtcagtgttattTTTGGACGcgagtagacagaaagctagggtgccaaaacatttggaggtaagtggagacaagcatgtgatgtcatctgaatactcttgtgctgagtgttttgatatgtcacaagtccatgttgtgctaatttttacGTGACTtcatcagaatacacgtgaagttctcctcattgttctgagtgttttgatgtgtcacatgaccatgttgtaaaaagtttttgattttgcatatttgggggcggggctgcggcacaaccgaaaggccagtcagtacaccaatttaaaactttgttcagagtatcaccccaatcgagctggccgagtttggtgtaggtagttcaaaagcttgccggATTACAAACCTCCAAACTTTATAATTAGAGTCTAtgtgaaaaaaggccacttGACCTGGTACCGGAAGTAACGGTACttggatcacttagaaaagtaatagcataaaacttcagaccagcTTCTACAAcaatccgaatttggtgcatgaggctcgaaagccctaggaggagttactcttgataaattatTATCTAAGCTCAAATAGGAAAACataatgttggcttctacaaagccaacataatgacTTGTGAGGTCAAAACCCTTTACATAATGAGCAACAAGTTTAAATGCAGATAATTCTTCATTTTACATACgtttctatgtaaaaaaaataatatagtgACTTTTAGTGAAAATGAGTTTACTTTGTCATTATTGGCATAATGTGGAAAAATACAATTTACAGAGAATGTCCATAAATGTACAGCATAAACTGTATGAAAATAGTATTTTCCATAAAAAAAGGCTATAATTCTgccataaatgtgtgtattagaCTAGTTTGTCCTAATGTGAAACGCTGATGTAGCAGAATTTTCATATGAATCTAATACATTATaagatttttaatattttgttctcCATACCCTGATATTAGAACAATCCCTCCAGTCACTTTGCATATCTTTAATTGACCGGATAGTTATAGATGTGTACCTGCCTCAGACACCTCAGACTCGGATAATAACGGTGCTAATAGTTGGCTAATGGCTGTGAAATGGCCTGTTGTTGGACTGTGTCTTTGTCCTCAGATGTACTTAAAGGAGACACCTTGACATTTTAGTTGAGGTCCTCACTGAGAAGACTGCTGAGAAATTACTGGGATTTAAGAAAAAGATCACCTCAATTTggtaagtcttttttttttatgtctttctttaaataaaattctctAAACATTACTGTGACGTTGCAATTAGTCAATTATTTCTTAgacttgttttgtatttatttaatcattgttACTTTCGAATAATATATTGCAACAATAGTCTTTATGCTGAAATTCAATGGGTTATATTTATAGTTTGGCAGCATATGTTCAGTTATGGAATGGTTCTGTTATTAGAAAAAATAATCCTCTCTTACATAGTATTGCTAAAGAACAAAGTTAGATTTACCACTAAATGACCAGAAACCATGCAACATACACTAAATGACACTAAATGACCAGAAACCATGCAACATAACCTTAAAACTCTTGTCCAGGACACTTGTTGGCAGATCTATTTTTGAGGGAGCTGTATATTTAACTGAACATAGATAGCATTCTAGATAGCACTAATCTCTTCAGCATGTTTTGGCCTTGTTTATTTACTTGCAACTTTTCAGTTTCTGTGATGATGAATAAAGCACATTATACTTGTTTAGCACCTAATAATCTAAAATCTTTTGTCTACTTTTCTGCCACACAGTGAAACATTGTCAACTGGCTGTCTTCACACAATAAATCACCACAGAGGGATTTGTACAGAATGGGCAAGAAAATAATTCACTACTGTtcacagtgtgggaagagttttgcCAAGCCGCATATTCTCAAACAACACATgtacattcacacaggagagaaaccaTATTGCTGTTCACAATGTGGATGGAGTTTTAGACAACTAAGTCACTTAATCAGGCATAAGCTTGTTCACTCAGGAGTAAAGCCGTATCAGTGCTCAcactgtgggaagagttttacacaaGCATGTAATTTAAAAAGTCACCAactcattcacacaggagaaaagCCCTATCAATGCTCACAGTGTGAAAAGGGTTATAGAAATTCAAATGCCTTAAAAATCCATCAGCACATTCACACCGGACTGAAGCCATATGTTTGCTCACACTGTGGGAAGTGTTTTAGAAATTCAAAAGATATGAATACTCACGAACgtattcacacaggagagaagatATATCAGTGCTCTCAGTGTAGGAAGAGATTTACACAATCaagtagtttaaaaaaacaccaacaaattcacacaggagagaagccccATCAATGCTCACAGTGTGGGAAGAGATTTACACAATCAAGTAGTTTAAAATaccaccagcgcattcacacaggagagaagccgtatcagtgctcacaatgtgggaagagttttagaAATTCAAGTGTTTTAAAAAACCACcaacgcattcacacaggagagaagccgtatgTTTGCTCAcactgtgggaagagttttagaAATTCAAAAGATATGAAAACTCACaaacgcattcacacaggagagaagccgtatcaaTGCTCACAATGTGGGAAGAGATTTACACAATTAAGTGGTTTGAAAGTTCACCAACGCATTCACACAGGTTGAAAACTCACCAAAGTATTCATCTGTATCACTACTTAAACTgtgggaataataataataataataaaaactcacCAGCACCTTCACACGAGTGAAACCATATTATGGTTTATATTGTGGAAAGAGTTTTACATAATAAACTGGTTTGAAAAGCCACCAATTTATTCATGATGGTGAGAAATGTATTGCTGATCACAGTGTTATTGCTTTAAAAAGTACATCATCCAAAATGCATTGCTTAATTAGCAGGTCAGAAGAAGGCGTCTTTGGTGTGGATGGCAGAAGCGGCTTCTGAAATTTTGAAGAACCTTTATACTGCTACATCTTTAGCTATCTGTGATTACAGTAAGCCTTTCCAAATGTATGTGTCAGATAAACAGGGGTTTTCTAATGCCATTATAATCTCTCGTGCATGTAAGATAGGCTATGATGTGATTCATTCTTTACCAGAGTTGACAATTAAGAGGGACCAGACAGTTAATCTGTCAGACAGGAGGATGACCATTTTGGATGGTGAGCAACTTGATTGTTAGTTTTCTTGTTAGTGGCCTAGAGGGAAATTTGGCTAATTATTTGATGAGTTGTCACCTTGTCATGAGGTAACAggttttattactgtatagtCGTTGAACCATGTTCAGTGCAATTGTTCAGTCACCACTTTGGTTCCACCTGGGCACAGAGaggcttttattttatgtattggTTGTTCTGGTTTTGgttgttttattctttgttttgtttttttgttgttgttttttttttatttatttttttatttgtttgatgtCTGGGGCATGACTTGAACACCCCTGAATTTCATCATGGCATCGCATTTAAAGAAGGTGTGGAGGTTAAACAGGGGGCCACTAAGCCACTTCCTAGGCATTTACCAGATGCTCTCCAGTTTTgagttttattgttttcctgacattttattctgttactCTTCACTCATTAGATCGCAAATATTATTGATTCTTGTTACTTGTTTTTCTGTTGGTAATGGctgtaataaaaaattttttgacCTAATTCATTGTCCTCTGCTTTTATTGTCtgtaaaaagataaaatgatAAGGGTCATTGTCATAATTAACAAGATGTTTATTCCAGTGTAGCAGTGAGAAATAGTCCATCTGAGGCAGTCTATAATTACTTGTTGCATATTCGAGCCATGTGTGACATCAAGATTTTTGTTCTGGCACTAAGGTAGTTAAATGAACTTCCCCCGAGCCTCTGTCTTCCTGAAATTAACTTaaacttgtgtttattttttcctgtttgtaataTGTATTTAAGAATGTTCTGTTTCCTCCCTATGTTTTAGACTGATGCTTTCCTTAGTCTGTGATCCTATTAAAAtagttttgttaaatgtatAGTACAAAAGAGCGGACAGTACTTTTGTAAGTAGAAGAAACAATGCAGCATATGAGTTGGCTAAACATTTGTAGTTGTGTGAACTACAAATTCTCTGTTAGAATTCTCTGGTTCACTTGGTGAAGAAGCCTGAtaagtgctgctgctgctacctCTGCTGATGTCATGGATGATGTTGCAAAAGAACCATGCAAAGACAGTTACTGAATAACAAATATCTTTGAAATTTAATCAGATGAACTGGGAGTATTTATACAAAAGATAGCTGTAATATTCAGTGGTATCTAATGATAAAAGATATCAGCAGAAACTGACATGGTGGTTGACATGCTTACTGTCAGTTTGgtaagtttattaaaaaaaatgattatctAATTTATAGAAAAAGAAACTCCTGGAATGTACGTGTTTatcaaaacagaacacaaagaatATCTAGGACAAAACAAAGGATGAGATGGTCATAAGTTTTGGTCATAAACAAACTGTATTTTACACAGTGAGCCCAGGACAGAGAGTgcaaaaatatattcaaaatatatcaATGCCCTTTTAGGTCCCAACCTCAAATACCAGTCATGCTTTAAGTCTGTGCAGCTGTGCATGTCactggaaggagaaaagaagacaaggaaacatggtggtggaatgaggaagtacaggacagcattcagaggaagagACAAACTAACAAGAAATGGGTCGTAGAAAGGATGCAAAGAAAGTAGACAAGGTTATAAGGATTTACAGCACAGAGTAAAGAGGGATGTGTCAATGGCCAAACAGAAAACATGAGTTGTATGCCAGGCAGTGTCATCGCCAGAGAATAGAGAATGAGGGGGCCTCATGTTTAACTGGGGGGGCCTATCTCGTTCATATACTATTACTATTCTATATACTATTAAACttcaataaacataaaaataaaatattaaacgtGTCACTCACTGTAAACTATAATTTATCATGACTCTAAAGTGCAAGACTCGCGAAAACACACGCAAATTAGCCACCAGCATATAACCAAACGTACTAAAACAAAAAGGCATCTTTCCTTTTTAAGAGCTGCAGGCGACAAGAGGAGGAATTACATTTTTGAAGAACAAGGTCCATCAAAGAATGGCGAAATTTTTTTCGCAAGATCCCGCTCATATGCAAGACACACGAGTTCAGACTTACGAGTGTGGCTTATTGCTCGTCTGTGGTCCGTAACTATAGCGTCAGTCACAATGTTGCTCATGACAGCAATCACttcattttggatttcatggCTTGTGTAGGTGGCATTTTTTGGAATTGTTTTAACAATTTGTGCCAGCTGAGGGTCTTTCTGAATGCTGAACTCCAGTAAGGGGTAAATGATTAGACACTAGGAATTCCACATCAATAAGAGCAGAAATGTAGTATCGATTTCTCTGTATTTGATCTGAATTCAGTAGTGTTGAGATTTCTTTATCCTTTTCTGTCCGACTTACTTTTTCTCTCCACATACTGTAACAAGTTAAATGTTCTTTGAATGTTTCATGTCTGTTGAACCCTTTATTTGTTTCCATGGTGTGTTTCCAGTCATGGAAGCCTTTGGTTATAAAAGCCAAGTCAAGTCTAGTCCCCTGGCCGATTTGCACTGCAGTTTGGGCGGAAATTTTCTGCAGGGGTAGCAAAAGCTGCATCCGCCTTTACTGAATACTCAAGCCAGTCTCTTTTCTGAAACCACGCCTGCAAAATGACCTCTTTTTAGTACCAAACAGGCGTGTAGGATACGTACTTAGAACGACTTGCATAGGTCCATCTATCCCCAAATCATTCCGGTTGGAACCAGTAGCTCTGCCTTCGCCGAGTCCTATTACTGGGGCGTCGACATTCTCATCAGCGGTGTTAGTCATACTTGAACTGAGCCGTTGAACCATTTTCTTATATTCATTGTTAAAGATTTTTTGaattaaaacaatgttttagTAGATGTTTTCAGACGAACTTCGCAAACTTTAGAATAACGATTTCACTGACCATTTAGCCTACTGATTTACGTTACTAACGAAGTGGCAGCATGAATGTAATTGGCTGACTACGTTAGCACTGCATTATGGGTtagtacaattattatttttttaaattaacttttACTCTTTATTCTTTAACCAGTTTAACCATTCATggtataataaaagtaatttgtaaaacatttttttaaattattaagttcattattattttgagAAGTGAGGGGGCACAGTGACTCAAGTGGCCAGACATGCCCTCCAGAGCCCGCTCGTGGTGCCGACACTGATGCCAGGTTAGACACGAGTGAAGGTGAGAAGGAAAGATTTTATGGGAAGGATGTATAACAGATGAGGTTGATTAAAGATAGAGATGAAAAGGTGCTGACATGCAAGAAGAGTGTAGAGAGAAGATGGGATGAGTATTTTGAGGaactgatgaatgaggaaaataagAGGGGGAAAGGGCAGAAAAGGTGAATTATGGTAGAGCAAGAAATAgcaaagattagaaaggatAAGGTGAGGAAGGCTCTGAGGAGAATCAAAAGTGAAAAGGCCGTTAGGCCAGATGACATACCTGTGGACATGTGGAAGGGTCCAGGAGCAACAGCAGTGGAGTTTCTATCTAGATTGTTCAGCAGGATTTTAGCGAGTGAaaagatgcctgaggaatggaggagaAGTGCTCTATTTCagatctttaagaataagggtgatgtgcagagttGTAGCAACGACAGGGGCATAAAGATGATGATccacacaatgaagctatggGAAAAAGTAGTGGAGGTTAGGCTAATAAAGGAAGTGGATAtctgtgagcagcagtatggcttcatgcccagataGAGCCCAATTGATGCAGTTTTTTGCTCTGACATTGTTAATGggagaagtacagagatgggcagaaggagctgcactgtGTCTTTGTGGGTTTAGAGAAAGCATATGACAGGGTGCTGAGAGAGCAGCTATGGTACTGTTTGAGGATGTTtggagtggcagagaagtacATCAGAATAGctcaggatatgtatgagaggagtatgacagcaaTGAGATGTACTGTAGGTCAGACAAAGGATGCCATGGTGGAGAATCGGCTTCAAGGATCGGCTCTACGTCCCTACTTGATTGTTGCTTTGCtggacaggttgacagatgaagtcagagaGGAATATCCATGGACAATGATGTTTAGGGTTTAAGGTTATTTAGCAtgcggcgcggcagtagcacgcagcggcctctccggattcaatacaGTGCTATTTACGTtcgtaactttatgtctgcactgtttttttgtcctgcactgtcttttgtcctgcactgtcttgcttgtcttgtcctgcactgtttgcaccaggttgcacagttgcactttatgtggctaagactacttacatgtccttagccctatCTTTgatttatgtagcaccttgatcctggagaaacgttgtctcatttcactgtgtactgcaacagctatatatggttgaaatgacaataaaagcttcttgacttgacttgacttgtttgtggatgacattgtgatctctAGTGAGAATAGAGAGCAGGTGGAAGAACACCTGGAGAGCTGGAGGTCTGCTATgtaaagaagaggaatgaaagtcaagtcaagaagcttttattgtcatttcaaccatatatagctgttgcagtacacagtgaaatgagacaacgtttctccaggatcagggtgctacataaaacaaagacagggctaagacttagtaagtaagtagtcctagccacataaaatgcaactgtgcaacctggtgcaaacagtgaaagacaagacagacaagacagtgcaggacaagacagacaaggccgtgcaggacaaaagactgtgcagacaaaaagttacaagacaatacacaaaatacaaaaaaagacaatacacaaaagacagtaaacagaaacagtgccgactAGTGTAAATACTATATGTTTAGACAATATTGCTTGCAGTaatattagaatgaacacagtttcttagcagcaggtcccttaGATAGTGTATAAGGTTGTGTAAAAACAGCAACgactgaaatattttacagtatgtgccaaatgacagaaatgttatACAGAGTGTGCAAcgagtaaaaaagtaaaaaaataaaaagtgtgcaaaacagcatgtaaacagtttgttgaatgtaagcagcatgtaatcAAGTTGATGG harbors:
- the LOC113662712 gene encoding zinc finger protein 79-like isoform X2 gives rise to the protein MGKKIIHYCSQCGKSFAKPHILKQHMYIHTGEKPYCCSQCGWSFRQLSHLIRHKLVHSGVKPYQCSHCGKSFTQACNLKSHQLIHTGEKPYQCSQCEKGYRNSNALKIHQHIHTGLKPYVCSHCGKCFRNSKDMNTHERIHTGEKIYQCSQCRKRFTQSSSLKKHQQIHTGEKPHQCSQCGKRFTQSSSLKYHQRIHTGEKPYQCSQCGKSFRNSSVLKNHQRIHTGEKPYVCSHCGKSFRNSKDMKTHKRIHTGEKPYQCSQCGKRFTQLSGLKVHQRIHTG
- the LOC125141053 gene encoding uncharacterized protein LOC125141053 translates to MVEQEIAKIRKDKVRKALRRIKSEKAVRPDDIPVDMWKGPGATAVEFLSRLFSRILASEKMPEEWRRSALFQIFKNKGDVQSCSNDRGIKMMIHTMKLWEKVVEVRLIKEKYRDGQKELHCVFVGLEKAYDRVLREQLWYCLRMFGVAEKYIRIAQDMYERSMTAMRCTVGQTKDAMVENRLQGSALRPYLIVALLDRLTDEVREEYPWTMMFRV